In candidate division KSB1 bacterium, the genomic stretch TTGCGAATTTCGTCTTTGACTTCTACCACTGCTTTTTTCTCCTTTGCATCCGCTTTGGGTACTAAAGCTTTGTTTTGCTCTCCGCGCCGGGCAATTTTATCGGCTGCCGCCGTTTTTTTGCCGTCTTTTTTGACGGATAATTTGCCGTTGGTCTTTTGAGCCGGCACTTTTGCTTTTTTAGATTTTGCCGCCGGCTGCAATTTGGTTTTCGTTGCCATTTTTATGCCTGCGTTTTTCAAACCAGCATCATATCGTGAATCACCTTTTTTCCTATTTTCTTGTTGATCTGCTCAATGAGCTCCGCCTTAAGATAAAATAGTTGATTGCGCCAGGCGCTGCTGGACACTTCGACGACCAGCGCGCCATCACGAACATCCTTTGCCTTCGTGTGGCTGGCGATTTGTTCGCCAACAACTTCCGCCCAGCAGTTGACGGCGTCAAATTCTTTCAGCCGATCGCTGAGGCCGAATTGCTGCAGCAATTCTCCCAATACTTCACCGACTGCGCGAGGGCGTTTGGCTGTCATTGTAAATTCAGCGACAATAGATGAATTTGCTCAAATGCCAATTACATTTCCGGCTTGAATCCGAAACTTCGCCGCCTCTTGCAATGCGAGGTCAGAAATTAACGACACCGCGGAAACAAACAACTGGCCGCGGCCACTGAAAAATTGCACGCATTGGCGGGCGCGGTTTTCGTCAAGCTCGGAAATCAAGTCATCCAACAAAATAATCGGCGTCGTGTTCAAGCGTTGCTTCAAATATTTCGTCTCCATCATTTTCAGCGCCATGATGGCTGTTTTATGCTCGCCGCGTGAACCGTAGCGCCGCAAATCCATGCCGCCAATGCTTAGCTCCATGTCATCGCGCTGCGGGCCGACCAACGTTTGACCGCGTTGCTTTTCACGCACACGCAACTCACCGAGCCGCTCCAAAAAGCGCTGCGGTGTAATCTCTTCGATTCGTAATGTATCGAATTGACTCCGATAGGCGAGCTGCAGAGTTT encodes the following:
- a CDS encoding DUF721 domain-containing protein encodes the protein MTAKRPRAVGEVLGELLQQFGLSDRLKEFDAVNCWAEVVGEQIASHTKAKDVRDGALVVEVSSSAWRNQLFYLKAELIEQINKKIGKKVIHDMMLV